In Lolium rigidum isolate FL_2022 chromosome 3, APGP_CSIRO_Lrig_0.1, whole genome shotgun sequence, the genomic window TGAACTTTACATGAGAGCTGGCAAAAGAGAGTGCTGCTTTAGGATTGCGATGTGGTCTTATCTGATTCACTTACATTTTCATCTATGTATCTTGCGCGCTGTAAGATAAGATCTACAATTGGAGTAGACAAAAACAAAGCTTAGACAGGGAAATGAAGGAGGATTGATAAAACGTATCATGATGTTGCGTGCCTCTGTGCAGAAGTTTAGAACTCTTGCTAAAACGTATCATGATGTTTGCTGTTTCTTGGATTTTTGCACATGAGATCCAAATCTCACTAGGTAGATTGCTGCTTACTCATGGTTAATTCCAGGATGCGGAAATGCGTGCTTGATATATTAGCTACAGTTGCCTATGTTTATGATGGTTACTTTTCTACGATCTAACTCTTCATTTCTTAGCCCGTGACAGATTAATGGAGTAGCAGTTTTGGCAAGGTTACAACACTGTAGGAAGATATCGAAACCAATTTATGGGAAAGAAGCAGAGCTCGTGCGCAATTCTTGATGAGGAAGTGTGATCTGAGGCAGTCTCACAGCAACAGGGTTGCCGGAGCAATGTCATCCTCTTTACCCATTCTGCCAAATTCCCTGAAAGAAAACTTCCCTGGGCCTCATAATCCCCAACTCACTTCGATGCAAAGACAGCTGACGAATGATTCTGTGCCCTTGCATCACAGTGCACTTCAGGCTGCTAGTTTGCACCCGAGAGCTGGTGCTATGAGATCGTCATATTCAGGTTTACTAGGATACCCTGCTAATCCACTTGACTCTGTGCCGAACCACGAGAGGCAGTCTATGGTTGCTTCTTTTGCTTCTCAGTCGTCAGATATTGTGGCATTTCAGCCTTTATCTAATAGCATCCCTGGAGGTCACACTGAGGAAACTTGGTTCCCGGGTTCGGTTGATGGTTTATCAGATTACAGAGATATCATCCCTGCTTCTGGTAATCAGATCCAGAATGGCAGTCCTGCTGTGACATCTGATGTGGTTGCTCAACAAAATGAGTGGTGGGATATAATGAATGATGATTGGAAAGATATTCTAGATGCAACGGCCAATGATTCACAGTCAAAGGTATGCACATTAAATGCCATAAAGAGTCATTGCAGTAGTAGCTGTGTCTTGTGTTCTGGTAGTTAGGAAGTACTCTCTACTCCTTTTGTTTATTATAATGTAGTATTAaccaagcttatgaaattataatACTGCATAAATTCCTTGTCAGCAAACCTACTGGTAATATGGTTACACTTTTGTGCGGCCAACCTACATACCTTTCTATATGCCAATTTTGATGTTAAGAGAAAGTTTTGACTTCCCGTATACTTCTCGGGGCATATTTGTTATTTCTGTAGACAGGCACATAATGTATTTTTTCCTACCAGTTTCTTGCTGAAATAGataatattgtgctatctcttcctcttattagaagtTTAATACGGATGTTTGATATGTTTCGAGTGATGGTAAGGGCATGAATAATGATTTATTGTTTCCACTGTTTTCAGAGTCGTTGTTAGAATGAATGTTCTTGACAATGAGTGTCTAAGCGATATATGCTATGTTGCATCTTCTCTTTGGCACGAAATAGAAATGTGAGGTCCACTTAATCGTAAGGTGGAAATTTCATAACTTGTTGGTAGTTTTTAGAGTGATATTTTTTTAAATTCTCACTGTGATGCTTTTGGTAAGCCAATTCCTTATGTTTCTTTCGTAACTAAATGTTTCTTTCCGTCCTTTGTTGTAGTCCATGGTTCAACCTTCCAGTTCCGCTGTGTCACAACCAGCTGTGAACCAGCCAGCTTCATCTCATGGTGGAGAGATTTGTAATGTAGCTAGCCCTCCCAATAGCAACTCTGCAGCCAAACAACGCATGAGGTGGACTCCAGAACTCCATGAATGTTTCGTAGATGCTGTAAATA contains:
- the LOC124702380 gene encoding protein PHOSPHATE STARVATION RESPONSE 1-like → MRKCDLRQSHSNRVAGAMSSSLPILPNSLKENFPGPHNPQLTSMQRQLTNDSVPLHHSALQAASLHPRAGAMRSSYSGLLGYPANPLDSVPNHERQSMVASFASQSSDIVAFQPLSNSIPGGHTEETWFPGSVDGLSDYRDIIPASGNQIQNGSPAVTSDVVAQQNEWWDIMNDDWKDILDATANDSQSKSMVQPSSSAVSQPAVNQPASSHGGEICNVASPPNSNSAAKQRMRWTPELHECFVDAVNKLGGSEKATPKGVLKLMKVDSLTIYHVKSHLQKYRTARYKPELTEGTTGERSTAEELTLDLKSSMDLTEALRLQMEVQKRLHEQLETQRKLQLRIEEQGKYLQMMFEKQSKSNKEKVLGLSSGGTATLSSEPSHSANKSRESDEDDDLNITGDSLGNAELRENSMCAGGNQGPAQSESSDPLANTNDGSRASQEKRRRVHDS